In the genome of Natronomonas salina, the window CACCGACCTCCAGCCGCGGCTCCTCCTCGGCTTCCCCATCCGCAACCGGTACCTGTTGTGGCCGCTCGTCACCGAGCGGCAGTTCACCTACTGGGAGCGGGTGTTCGAACCGCCCGCCATCGTCGAGCTCCTGGTGCTCCCCCTGACGTTCCGGCCGGTATTCATGCTCCTCGAGTTCGTCATCCTGGCATTCGCGATTCGGCGCTGGCGGGCCGACGGACGCCCCGGGCTCGACTACCTCCGAGCGAGACTCGGGGGCTCCCGTAGGGCCCGGGAACCGCGCTCGTGACGTCGGGTGAAGTCGTCCGATACTCGTCGACGCTGGCCCTCCTGGTCGCGATGAGCCGAGCAGACCTCGCTGACGCTCGGCACTGCTCGGCGGGTTGCTCCTCGGAAAAGCGGGCCGAGGGGGATTTGAACCGTGTGGAGACGTTCCTGCTCACTCGCTTCGCTCGCTGCGCGGGCTGCGTCTCCCCGGGTTCAGATCCTCATTCAGGCGTCTTCGTTCCTCACGGGTTCACGAGCAGGCCTCGCTGTCGCTCGGCACTGCTCGTGGATGTTCGGAACAGAAGCGGGCCGAGGGGGATTTGAACCGTCGGAAGACGGTCGCTCACTTCGTTCGCGCTGCGACTTCCAGGGTTCGAATCCCCAAACCGCTTTACTCGTCGCGATGAGCCGAGCAGACCTCGCTGACGCTCGGCACTACTCGGCGGGTTGCTCCTCGGAAAAGCGGGCCGAGGGGGATTTGAACCCCCGACCGACGGCTTAAGAGGCCGTCGCTCTCCCTGACTGAGCTATCGGCCCTGCGAATTCACCTTACTGCGGTTGCCTGATATAGGTTCCGTTCCCGCCGCAGGCACGCCAGTCGCTCTCAATCCACGGGACGGTACGGACCAATTAAGTGCGTCCCCGCCCTCGGGGCGTCCACATGAGCAGCGCCATCTCGATGGCCTCGATGTCTACCTACGCCATCCTCGGCTGCGGGAGCGTCGGCCACGCCGTCGCCGAGGAGCTCGTCGAGGAGGGCAAGGACGTCCTCATCCTCGACCGCGACGAGGGCCGCGTCGAGGCGCTCCGCGACCAGGACCTCGACGCCCGCACCGCAGACATCGAGGACGAGGCGGCGACCGAAGCCATCACCGACCGCGACGTCGTCCTCATCCTCTCCTCGGAGGTCGAGTCCAACATGGCGGCCGTCCGGAACATCCGCGCGCGGACCGACGACAAGTTCATCATCGCCCGCGCGTCCGACCCGGTCACGGCGGACGAGCTGAAGGAGGCTGGCGCCGACGTCGTCATCAACCCCTCGGCGGTCATCGCCGACTCGGCGCTGCGGGCGCTCGAACAGGGCGAACTCGAGTACAAGGCCACGCAACTCGCCGACGTCATCGAGTCCGGCGACTCGCTGGCCATCCTCGCGCACCGTTCGCCGGGGCCGGACTCCATCGCCTCCGCGGTCGCGCTGCAGGCCATCGCCGAGTCTCGCGACATCGAGGCCGACATCCTCTACCGCGGCGAGATCGGCCACCAGGAGAACCGCGCGTTCGTCAACCTCCTGGGGATCGAACTGTTCTCGCTCGACGACGCCGACCTCGACGACTACGACACGGTCGCGCTCGTCGACTGCGCGAAGGCCTCCGAGCGGGTCGTGAAGGGCGAGATCGACATCTTCATCGACCACTTCGAGCCGGAGGTGGAGTACGACGCACGGTTCACCGACATCCGGCCGAACGTCTCCTCGACGTCGACCATCCTCACGAAGTACATCCAGGAGTTCGACCTCAGCCTCCCCGAGGAGGTGGCGACGGCGCTGCTGTACGGCATCCGCGCGGAGACGCTGGACTTCAAGCGCGACACCCGACCGGCGGACCTGACGGCCGCGGCGTACCTCTACCCGTTCGCCAACCACGACACCCTGGAGCAGGTCGAGTCGCCGTCGATGAGCCCCGAGACGCTGGACGTCCTCGCCGAGGCGATCCGAAACCGCGAGGTCAAGGGCTCGCACCTCATCTCCAACGCGGGGTTCATCCGGGACCGCGACGCCCTCTCGCAGGCGGCCCAGCACCTCCTCAACCTCGAGGGCATCACCACGTCGGCCGTGTTCGCCATCGCGGACGACACCATCTATCTCGCGGCGCGCTCGAAGGACATCCGGATGAACATCGGCAACGTCCTGCAGGACGCCTTCGGCGAGATCGGCGAGGTCGTCGGCCACTCGACGGACGCCTCTGCGGAGATCCCGCTGGGCATCTTCACTGGCCTGGAGATAACCGGCGACAACCGCGATACGCTCCTCCAGTTGACCGAGGAGGCCGTCAGGACGAAGCTGTTCGAGGCGATGGGCGTCGAGAGCGGCAGCAGTTCCAGCAGCGGGAGCGAGTCCTCGAACGGTAGCTAGGCGGGCGCCTCCTCCTCTTCAGGTTCGCTGAGCCGCTCGACGATGTCGTTGACGAGGACGATGTCGCCGACCGCGCGGACCCACCGGTAGGGGATGAGCACGCCCTTCGAGCGGTCGACGCGGGAGTCGAACAGTTCGCGGTTGACCTGGCCGAGCGCCAGCCCCGTGACGACCTCCTGGTCCATGTCGATGCGGATGTCCTCGACCTCGCCGACGAAGACGCCGTTGTTCGAGTAGACCTCGCGGCCGACGAGCGACGTGATCTCCTGGGGCGCAGAATCCGTTTCCATAGCGGCGGGTAGAGTGGGCGCCTCTTAATTGTTGTCGGTGAAGCGCCGTGGAGCGACGCGTTGTACGGGCGGTACACCACCCCGAAGGAGTTAACGGGCGGAGACGGCTA includes:
- a CDS encoding DHH family phosphoesterase codes for the protein MSSAISMASMSTYAILGCGSVGHAVAEELVEEGKDVLILDRDEGRVEALRDQDLDARTADIEDEAATEAITDRDVVLILSSEVESNMAAVRNIRARTDDKFIIARASDPVTADELKEAGADVVINPSAVIADSALRALEQGELEYKATQLADVIESGDSLAILAHRSPGPDSIASAVALQAIAESRDIEADILYRGEIGHQENRAFVNLLGIELFSLDDADLDDYDTVALVDCAKASERVVKGEIDIFIDHFEPEVEYDARFTDIRPNVSSTSTILTKYIQEFDLSLPEEVATALLYGIRAETLDFKRDTRPADLTAAAYLYPFANHDTLEQVESPSMSPETLDVLAEAIRNREVKGSHLISNAGFIRDRDALSQAAQHLLNLEGITTSAVFAIADDTIYLAARSKDIRMNIGNVLQDAFGEIGEVVGHSTDASAEIPLGIFTGLEITGDNRDTLLQLTEEAVRTKLFEAMGVESGSSSSSGSESSNGS
- a CDS encoding PRC-barrel domain-containing protein — protein: METDSAPQEITSLVGREVYSNNGVFVGEVEDIRIDMDQEVVTGLALGQVNRELFDSRVDRSKGVLIPYRWVRAVGDIVLVNDIVERLSEPEEEEAPA